The genomic interval AGAAATTCTTTTGCTTTTTGCCGGAACCACCTCAGGATCGGAATCCGGTCGATGAACAGTTGAAACCCTCCGGGGCCTTCTTCATCCCGCATGAGCCGGGCCTCCGAGTTTTCGACTTCAAAGTGCTGGGAATGTTCGTGCGAATATAGTTCTCCGGAGAAACGGACGGGTCGCATATTCACGAGATCGCGGGCCTGCCCGTTGGAGAATTCGAGCGAACGGCAATACTCTCCCCACCGGATAAGCTGGGGCGTATCGGGGAACCAACTGTAAATGCGGTCTATCTCACCTTGCAGTTTCCCGATGGTCTGCTGTGATTTCTGCTGCACTTCCAACAATCGGCGGCTGTGGTCGGCCTGCATGGTCTGCATCTGGGTTTGCAGGATCTCGATGGTTTCCTCGTGGGCGGCAACCTCTTGCCGCAATGCCCCGATCTGCTGTTCCTGCCTTTTGACTTTCGACGTTCCTACCAGCGAGCCGATACCCTCCACGATGTTGGAACCCACCTCCGCCGCCGCACTTTTCAGCTTTTCGGTTTTCAGTTCCCCTTTTACCGCCTTTAATTCTTGCTCGGTCGCTTCCAACTCGGCGGTTTTGTGTTCACGCATGGCCTTCGCCTGCTCGTAACCCGTCCGGGCCTCCTGTTCCTGTTGTTTCAGCCGTTCTACGGCCTGCCGTTTCTGTTCTTCGATACGGAGCAGTGCGTCGATGTTGTCCTGCAAATTCTTCTGCCCGGCTATGGCGTTGCGGTAAAACTCCTGCGTGGAGATATGGCGGGCGACCGATCCGTCGATACCGCGCTGTAACCCATATCCGGCCATTGCCTCGGCATAGGTGTCCTGATATTCTTTCAATTTTACGCGCGACATTACATCGTCGTTACACAACCGGACGGCATCCGGGCTTTTCTTCCGGTATTTCTTTTTGCCGGGTTTGTCGGGGATTCTTTTCTCTTTGACCTTGCGACGCTCCCCCGTTACGATAGGTACGACCGCCGCATGGATATGCGGCGTCGATTCGTCCAGATGCAGAACGGCTGACACGACGTTATCCGCCCCGAAGGTCTTGTTCAGCCACGAGAGGTTATCGGCGCACCATTGGTAGAGTTTCCCTTCAGTCTCGATACGTTTCATATCTTCAGGCGATCCGGTGAGCATAACGCGGATTACCTTTACCTGGTTCTTTCCTATCTTTCGTGTCAGCCCGGCGTGTGCCAGCCGATAA from Alistipes ihumii AP11 carries:
- the mobV gene encoding MobV family relaxase; protein product: MGYVVLHLDKSPSNEAAMTAHIARTQMPPNADLSRTHLNRELIAFPEGVADRTQAINYRLAHAGLTRKIGKNQVKVIRVMLTGSPEDMKRIETEGKLYQWCADNLSWLNKTFGADNVVSAVLHLDESTPHIHAAVVPIVTGERRKVKEKRIPDKPGKKKYRKKSPDAVRLCNDDVMSRVKLKEYQDTYAEAMAGYGLQRGIDGSVARHISTQEFYRNAIAGQKNLQDNIDALLRIEEQKRQAVERLKQQEQEARTGYEQAKAMREHKTAELEATEQELKAVKGELKTEKLKSAAAEVGSNIVEGIGSLVGTSKVKRQEQQIGALRQEVAAHEETIEILQTQMQTMQADHSRRLLEVQQKSQQTIGKLQGEIDRIYSWFPDTPQLIRWGEYCRSLEFSNGQARDLVNMRPVRFSGELYSHEHSQHFEVENSEARLMRDEEGPGGFQLFIDRIPILRWFRQKAKEFLEHIGIKIKDRKQGRGIRMK